A portion of the Gammaproteobacteria bacterium genome contains these proteins:
- a CDS encoding peroxidase yields the protein MFESDEERDAFVHAIVRDWREAGLSEADEALCDYAEKLTLRQAEVGAGDLEVLRGHGFDDRAIHDATQVIGYFNYITRVADGLGVEPETFVRPWGRRS from the coding sequence TTGTTCGAGAGCGATGAAGAGCGGGACGCCTTCGTGCACGCGATCGTGCGCGACTGGCGCGAGGCGGGGTTGTCCGAGGCGGACGAGGCGCTGTGCGACTATGCCGAGAAGCTGACGTTGCGGCAGGCGGAAGTGGGAGCGGGCGATCTGGAGGTGTTGCGCGGCCATGGCTTCGACGACCGGGCGATCCACGATGCCACCCAGGTGATCGGGTACTTCAACTACATCACCCGGGTGGCGGACGGGCTGGGGGTGGAGCCGGAGACGTTCGTGCGGCCGTGGGGGCGACGCAGCTGA
- the pckA gene encoding phosphoenolpyruvate carboxykinase (ATP), with the protein MTLPALDMSPAPSRTAVELDAHGLTPAGNIHWNLSPAQLYEAALARGEGHLVNMGPFAAVTVPHTGRSPDDRFTVEEPSTADQIDWGSINRPMSEAHYRALRADIIEYLDPRELFVRDAHCGADPAHRISVRVVSPSAWHTLFVYNMFLRPSAAELAAIRPDFVVLHAPLLQADPARHGTRSGTAVVVNLAERTVLVAGTRYAGEIKKSIFSSMNFFLPGKGALPMHCSANIGEDGDTALFFGLSGTGKTTLSADHARRLIGDDEHGWSDDGIFNFEGGCYAKVIRLSPENEPEIYRTTRMFGTILENVIFDQDTRELDLDDDTLTENTRASYPIHYIPGAVPDGRGGHPNNIFFLTADAFGVLPPIARLTPEQAMYHFLSGYTAKVAGTERGVTDPRATFSACFGAPFLPMHPSVYARILGEKLRRHGSRVWLVNTGWTGGGFGTGRRMDLPHTRAMIRAALDGSLDGVPTRTDPVFGLAVPREVEGVPARVLTPRSTWADPEAYDRAAGRLASMFRENFSRFADAAPEEVRVAGPK; encoded by the coding sequence ATGACCCTGCCAGCCCTCGACATGTCTCCAGCCCCCTCGCGCACCGCCGTCGAACTCGACGCCCACGGTCTCACCCCCGCGGGGAACATCCACTGGAACCTCTCGCCCGCGCAGCTCTACGAGGCCGCCCTCGCCAGGGGCGAAGGGCATCTCGTGAACATGGGTCCCTTCGCCGCGGTCACCGTCCCGCACACGGGCCGCTCCCCCGACGACCGCTTCACCGTCGAGGAGCCCTCCACGGCCGACCAGATCGACTGGGGATCGATCAACCGCCCCATGAGCGAAGCGCACTACCGGGCGCTCAGGGCCGACATCATCGAATACCTGGACCCGCGCGAACTCTTCGTGCGCGATGCCCACTGCGGAGCCGATCCGGCGCATCGCATCTCGGTTCGCGTGGTCAGCCCGAGCGCCTGGCACACGCTCTTCGTGTACAACATGTTCCTGCGGCCGTCCGCCGCCGAACTGGCCGCCATCCGTCCCGACTTCGTCGTGCTGCACGCGCCCCTGCTCCAGGCCGATCCGGCGCGCCACGGCACCCGCAGCGGCACCGCGGTGGTCGTGAATCTGGCCGAGCGGACCGTGCTCGTGGCCGGCACGCGCTACGCGGGCGAGATCAAGAAGTCCATTTTCTCGTCGATGAACTTCTTCCTGCCCGGGAAGGGCGCGCTTCCCATGCACTGCTCGGCCAACATCGGCGAGGACGGCGACACCGCGCTCTTCTTCGGGCTCTCCGGAACCGGCAAGACCACGCTTTCCGCGGACCATGCGCGCCGCCTGATCGGCGACGACGAGCACGGCTGGAGCGACGACGGCATCTTCAACTTCGAGGGCGGATGCTACGCGAAGGTGATCCGGCTCTCCCCGGAGAACGAGCCCGAGATCTACCGCACCACGCGCATGTTCGGGACCATCCTCGAGAACGTGATCTTCGACCAGGACACGCGCGAGCTGGACCTCGACGACGACACCCTCACCGAGAACACGCGCGCCTCCTATCCCATCCACTACATCCCCGGGGCGGTGCCGGATGGCCGGGGCGGCCACCCGAACAACATCTTCTTCCTCACGGCCGACGCTTTCGGCGTGCTTCCGCCGATCGCGCGCCTGACTCCCGAGCAGGCGATGTACCACTTCCTGTCGGGGTACACGGCGAAGGTGGCGGGGACGGAGCGGGGCGTGACCGACCCGCGCGCGACCTTCAGCGCCTGCTTCGGCGCGCCCTTCCTGCCGATGCACCCGAGCGTCTACGCCCGCATCCTGGGCGAGAAGCTGCGCCGCCACGGCTCGCGGGTGTGGCTAGTGAACACCGGCTGGACGGGCGGCGGGTTCGGCACCGGCAGGCGCATGGATCTTCCGCACACGCGCGCGATGATCCGCGCGGCGCTCGACGGGTCGCTGGACGGGGTGCCGACGCGCACCGATCCGGTCTTCGGACTCGCGGTGCCGCGAGAGGTCGAGGGCGTGCCCGCGCGGGTTCTGACCCCGCGCTCCACCTGGGCCGACCCGGAGGCCTACGACCGCGCCGCCGGCCGTCTGGCGTCCATGTTCCGGGAGAACTTCTCGCGCTTCGCCGACGCCGCTCCGGAAGAGGTGCGGGTGGCGGGACCGAAGTAA
- a CDS encoding EVE domain-containing protein, with amino-acid sequence MAKKHWLMKTEPGVYSIDDLERDGYTWWEGVRNYGARNNMQAMSVGDEVLFYHSMAKPPGVAGLARVCKEAYPDHFAFDPNEHYYDPKSDPAKPRWYMVDVEFVEKFPEVVSLKDIRQVSALSEMVLVKNSRLSVQPVREEEFEIIRAMGRGGG; translated from the coding sequence ATGGCGAAGAAACACTGGCTGATGAAGACCGAACCGGGCGTCTACTCCATCGACGACCTGGAGCGGGACGGCTACACCTGGTGGGAAGGCGTCCGCAACTACGGGGCCCGCAACAACATGCAGGCGATGAGCGTGGGCGACGAGGTGCTCTTCTACCACAGCATGGCCAAGCCGCCGGGCGTCGCGGGGCTGGCGCGCGTGTGCAAGGAAGCCTATCCGGATCACTTCGCCTTCGACCCCAATGAGCATTACTACGACCCCAAGTCTGACCCGGCCAAACCCCGCTGGTACATGGTCGACGTGGAGTTCGTGGAGAAGTTCCCCGAGGTCGTGTCGCTGAAGGACATCCGCCAGGTGTCGGCCCTGAGCGAGATGGTGCTGGTGAAGAACTCGCGCCTTTCGGTCCAGCCGGTGCGCGAGGAGGAGTTCGAGATCATCCGGGCGATGGGCCGCGGCGGAGGCTGA
- a CDS encoding amidase, which yields MSAGGGTALTRRSFVKGAAAAAAAPWVPMSRQPRWTIPPVEPQDVPLYDLEVWQAADLIRRRIVSPVELAEVTLERIAATEPRIETFVNQYAADEIMAQAAAAEDEIAAGRYLGPLHGITVGLKDIYLTEGKVTEGNSGLYRGFTPSFDATSVARLKAAGAVIVGKVGTAELATANQWPAKNPWDFDRVAGGSSTGSATGVAASQFMVGMGTCTGGSIRGPAANCGITGLKPTYGAISLHGVLPLAWSMDHPGPMVHSARDAALVLDAVGGEDPLDPHTRKVARYRTAEALYWEPRPNPLERVVVGVPAEDDFLMGVPNDEQLGAFGEAVEVMRSLGATVRTVRTNVLFPGLTSLSSFYLIIRSAEVGAYQRHNLLTQPDNMSEAYRSRVASGVLMPGHAYVQAQRVRRHWRDRFLTVFDECDVLIHPADDIAGLVEGEDPPRPRESTGSKTNMWNLSGAPAVAIPTGFSEVEGMPLSMQVAAAPGRDEIALIVADAFQQATGHHRARPAL from the coding sequence ATGAGCGCTGGCGGTGGGACGGCACTCACGCGCCGAAGCTTCGTGAAGGGCGCGGCCGCGGCCGCCGCCGCGCCGTGGGTGCCCATGTCGCGGCAGCCGCGCTGGACCATCCCGCCGGTCGAACCGCAGGACGTCCCGCTCTACGACCTGGAGGTGTGGCAGGCGGCCGATCTGATCCGCCGGCGAATCGTATCTCCCGTCGAGTTGGCCGAGGTGACCCTCGAACGCATCGCGGCAACCGAGCCGCGGATCGAGACCTTCGTGAACCAGTACGCGGCCGACGAGATCATGGCACAGGCGGCAGCCGCCGAGGACGAGATCGCCGCGGGGCGCTACCTCGGACCTCTGCACGGAATCACCGTGGGGCTGAAGGACATCTACCTGACGGAGGGCAAGGTCACCGAAGGGAACTCCGGTCTCTACAGGGGCTTCACCCCCTCCTTCGACGCGACCTCCGTGGCAAGGCTCAAGGCGGCGGGAGCCGTCATCGTGGGCAAGGTGGGCACCGCCGAACTGGCCACTGCGAACCAATGGCCCGCGAAAAACCCCTGGGACTTCGATCGAGTTGCCGGCGGATCCAGCACGGGCTCCGCGACGGGTGTCGCGGCGTCCCAGTTCATGGTGGGAATGGGCACCTGCACCGGCGGTTCAATCCGCGGTCCGGCCGCCAACTGCGGCATCACAGGGCTCAAGCCCACCTATGGAGCCATCAGCCTGCACGGGGTCCTCCCTCTCGCGTGGTCCATGGACCACCCCGGCCCGATGGTGCACAGCGCCCGGGACGCGGCGCTGGTGCTGGACGCGGTGGGTGGCGAAGACCCGCTGGACCCGCACACCCGCAAGGTGGCCCGCTACCGGACCGCCGAGGCGCTCTATTGGGAGCCCCGGCCCAACCCTCTCGAGCGGGTGGTGGTGGGCGTCCCCGCCGAAGACGACTTCCTCATGGGCGTGCCCAACGACGAGCAACTGGGTGCCTTCGGGGAGGCGGTTGAGGTCATGAGATCATTGGGGGCCACGGTCCGAACCGTGCGCACCAACGTGCTCTTCCCCGGACTCACCAGCCTGAGTTCGTTCTACCTGATCATCCGAAGCGCGGAGGTGGGAGCGTATCAGCGGCACAACCTGCTGACCCAGCCCGACAACATGTCCGAGGCCTACCGTTCGCGGGTCGCTTCGGGCGTGCTGATGCCGGGGCACGCCTACGTACAGGCTCAGCGGGTGCGCCGGCACTGGCGCGACCGGTTCCTCACCGTCTTCGATGAATGCGACGTGCTCATTCACCCGGCGGACGACATCGCCGGACTGGTCGAGGGTGAGGATCCCCCGCGTCCCCGGGAGTCGACCGGGAGCAAGACCAATATGTGGAACCTGTCGGGGGCCCCGGCCGTCGCCATCCCCACCGGCTTCTCCGAGGTGGAGGGAATGCCGCTGTCGATGCAGGTGGCGGCCGCTCCCGGGCGAGATGAGATTGCCCTCATCGTCGCGGACGCGTTTCAGCAGGCGACCGGGCACCACAGGGCGCGGCCGGCGTTGTAG
- a CDS encoding BamA/TamA family outer membrane protein has protein sequence MPDLSVASLRCLASAGVLLTGVLGAASPARAQLPGEDVACEAGPVSRIIIESRPIFDPGPPSQPRILRWTRGLANFMHVDTREGFIAGELLFGEGDCPDPFLFEESERILRELGFIATADIVAEPQPDGTRHVRVTTRDEWTTKIQIDVTVDDGLQFEGASVVEENFLGSGNLIGAFYQERKERRDLGLTLHSTRLAGTRLDGRLNVGRTRSGGFTDAMLVYPFVGEVGRFAGRLRFHRRESLFPYVLDPSLDYSYALLPVFGERIEATQAYRFGEPGDLTLLGFGVTHETLRFDEYPDSVSLVRGLDFGNLLDDEPGIGSRLAGQTRGHDLTRFNLLLARRKVRFETRTGLDAVSGEQSVPQGFDLSLTLGPRLPLGRGLSTEEASSPASQADLASDFMGRVSFFGGVGSASALLLVNAETEARRVRFEDEAEGRWRDILSEADLLAYWQPGVGFARTLVARVSAAGGWNTISPFQLTLGGREVVRGYKEEDFPAGRRVVASLENRVDLGWPAPSSMDLGLTFFADTGRAWAGDVPFGMDTGWKSSVGAGLRLGFPAGSVRATRIDLAWPVGADSGRGPMFRASTGDFIGLVRGFADTQMVRSRRSGVNPNFEGVSR, from the coding sequence TTGCCTGATCTCTCTGTTGCCAGCCTCCGCTGCCTGGCGTCCGCGGGTGTCCTTCTAACGGGAGTTCTCGGGGCGGCAAGTCCGGCGCGCGCCCAGCTGCCCGGTGAAGATGTCGCCTGCGAGGCGGGACCGGTCTCGCGCATCATCATCGAAAGCCGGCCCATCTTCGACCCTGGGCCTCCGTCGCAGCCGCGCATCCTGCGCTGGACGCGCGGGCTCGCGAACTTCATGCACGTCGACACGCGGGAAGGGTTCATCGCCGGCGAGCTGCTGTTCGGCGAAGGGGACTGCCCGGACCCGTTTCTCTTCGAGGAGTCCGAGAGGATCCTGCGCGAACTCGGCTTCATCGCTACCGCGGACATCGTCGCCGAGCCCCAGCCCGACGGCACCCGCCACGTGCGGGTGACGACGCGCGACGAGTGGACCACCAAGATCCAGATCGACGTGACCGTCGACGACGGGTTGCAGTTCGAGGGCGCGAGCGTGGTGGAGGAGAACTTCCTGGGCTCGGGCAACCTGATCGGCGCCTTCTATCAGGAGCGCAAGGAGCGGCGCGACTTAGGGCTTACCCTGCACTCCACGCGCCTCGCCGGCACGCGGCTGGACGGGCGCCTCAACGTGGGCCGCACGCGCTCGGGCGGCTTCACGGACGCGATGCTGGTGTACCCCTTCGTTGGAGAAGTGGGGCGATTCGCGGGACGTCTGCGCTTCCATCGTCGTGAGTCGCTCTTTCCGTACGTGCTCGACCCCTCGCTGGACTACAGCTATGCCCTCCTGCCGGTGTTCGGGGAGCGCATCGAAGCCACCCAGGCGTATCGGTTCGGAGAGCCGGGCGATCTGACGCTGCTCGGTTTCGGCGTCACGCACGAGACCTTGCGCTTCGACGAGTATCCCGACTCCGTGTCGCTCGTCCGGGGCCTGGACTTCGGCAACCTGCTCGACGACGAACCGGGCATCGGCTCGCGTCTGGCGGGCCAGACCCGAGGGCACGATCTCACCCGCTTCAACCTGCTACTCGCCAGGCGAAAGGTGCGTTTCGAGACCCGGACCGGACTGGACGCGGTGAGCGGGGAGCAGAGCGTTCCGCAGGGCTTCGACCTGTCCCTGACGCTGGGGCCGCGACTGCCGCTGGGACGGGGGCTGTCGACGGAGGAGGCGTCGTCGCCCGCGTCGCAGGCCGATCTCGCGAGCGACTTCATGGGCCGCGTCTCTTTCTTCGGGGGTGTAGGATCGGCATCGGCGCTGCTGCTGGTGAATGCCGAGACGGAAGCCCGCCGCGTGAGGTTCGAGGACGAGGCGGAGGGACGCTGGAGGGACATCCTCTCGGAGGCCGACCTGCTTGCCTACTGGCAGCCCGGCGTGGGCTTCGCCCGGACGCTGGTCGCGCGGGTCTCCGCCGCCGGCGGCTGGAACACCATCTCCCCGTTCCAGCTCACCCTCGGAGGCCGGGAGGTGGTGCGGGGATACAAGGAAGAGGACTTTCCCGCGGGCCGGCGGGTGGTGGCTTCGCTGGAGAACCGCGTCGATCTGGGTTGGCCCGCCCCCTCGTCCATGGACCTGGGGCTCACCTTCTTCGCGGATACCGGCCGGGCCTGGGCGGGCGATGTGCCGTTCGGCATGGACACCGGCTGGAAGTCCTCGGTCGGCGCCGGGCTGCGCCTGGGATTTCCAGCGGGGAGCGTCCGGGCGACGCGCATCGATCTGGCCTGGCCGGTTGGCGCGGACTCGGGGCGCGGGCCCATGTTCCGCGCGAGCACCGGCGACTTCATCGGCCTGGTGCGCGGATTCGCCGATACGCAGATGGTGCGAAGCCGGCGCTCGGGCGTGAATCCCAACTTCGAAGGGGTTTCGAGGTAG
- a CDS encoding Ig-like domain-containing protein — MSETACHLAKRRGQSKPDSALTSRSLLSSLAALLLACGDDGPTATPVPASVEITPSPVTLAALGETVQLTATVLDQSEQPMHGLALVWSTVAESVVTVSAAGLVTAISNGYATVKATVQDGGPSGNAAVTVAQQAQDIQLSRIEGAFRALGDTLRLSATARDSNGNPIPAVHPIWSSSDTSVVTVDGSGLVTAAGNGRASVRATSGAGHASAGFAVEQEVVAVQVTPAADTLRALGDTLQLSAELVDANGHPVVDSMGDLTWSSDDPNVATVDETGLVTAISSGSVEVRAELAGGTLAGAARMVVIAVDDRAVLAALYHAAGGPNWNTSRNWLTDAPLGSWHGVTTNAQGQVTRLRLQYNNLRGSIPVELGYLPKLTILELQWNELAGSIPPELGRLTNLTHVDVNTNRLEGSIPTELANLTSLTYLRLSSNYLEGSIPPELGNLTNLTGLFLHRNGNLTGSIPGELGALVNLSNLWLGGNKLTGHIPSELGRLSQLDTLYLSENQLTGEIPPELGGLDDLKLLLLSENQLTGPIPPELGKLTGLTRLILFNNELTGSIPAELGDLESLLELNFFGNQLTGSIPAELGKLATLEKLVLNLNSLTGPIPSELARLGRLRRLLLGRNELTGPIPPELGNMANLDRLFLNGNQLTGSIPPKLGNLVRLSTLSLGHNSLSGSVPAELGNLRNLTSLYLQANELVGPLPRELANLSQLRTFRWYDTALCAPTYPAFQTWLGNIPYYHHGPDCFTDPRDALIALYNATGGEDWTNNTNWATDLPVSNWYGTTVDGEGRLTALELGNNGLSGSLPAEVAELVDLQRLELQANQLTGSIPADLGHLASLRSLDVSRNRFRNSIPAGIGDLTELRRLDLRQNQFVGRVPDELGRLIHLQELSLGNNQKTGSLPMSLVALNGLADFQWDDSGLCAPEGERFQAWLRSITHHVGGENCSSPLLVTLAATHLTQAAQNLDGDVPLIAGRPALLRVFVTAHRESGLRPDARATFFANGQEVHRVEMSMVSGLGIPEAADPGNLDRSYHATVPAAVLAPEVEMVVEIDPDSSLSRAAGSRMRLPEQGRMGLDVRRVPRMKLTVVPIVVRDKPDNTARAWASSLGRNHDAIRLLTNVLPVTEVDVAVRETYVTDVDPTSLRAWTDLLQDITLLRLTDEADGYYYGAVTRPGGAGITGLAYVSSPAAVGVPEADPMVHELGHSMSLRHAPCGLLFDPDPNYPYPSGEIGVWGYDFRSNRLVPPNTADLMGYCDPAWISDYHFAKALDHRLSAEEETTSSAANDGSTVLLLWGSVSSEGELRLDPAFVLDAAARLPTSRGPYRLEGIAANGAPEFALDFALDKTGEGGGGFVFTIPFEDEWLASLERIVLSGPEGRTELTAAGNRAMALVLDRETGQLRSVLRGEDASAAAASASIQAVGPRRVERGTRTLVSYGLPGRMPD, encoded by the coding sequence ATGTCAGAGACCGCTTGCCACCTTGCCAAGCGCCGGGGTCAGAGCAAGCCGGACTCCGCCCTCACGTCACGCAGCCTCCTCTCTTCCCTGGCGGCGTTGCTGCTCGCCTGCGGGGACGACGGACCGACGGCAACGCCCGTTCCGGCCTCAGTCGAGATCACACCCTCGCCGGTGACCCTGGCTGCGCTGGGCGAGACAGTTCAGCTGACGGCTACCGTGCTCGACCAGAGCGAGCAGCCCATGCATGGCCTTGCCCTTGTGTGGTCGACTGTCGCCGAGTCGGTGGTGACGGTGAGTGCTGCCGGCCTGGTGACGGCGATCAGCAACGGATACGCGACGGTCAAGGCGACCGTCCAGGATGGTGGTCCCTCGGGAAACGCAGCGGTCACCGTCGCCCAGCAGGCGCAGGACATCCAGTTGTCCCGCATCGAAGGGGCGTTCCGGGCGCTGGGGGACACCCTGCGGTTGTCTGCCACTGCCAGGGATTCCAACGGGAACCCGATCCCCGCCGTCCACCCTATCTGGTCTTCGTCCGACACCTCCGTGGTGACCGTGGATGGCAGTGGACTGGTGACAGCCGCCGGGAATGGACGTGCCAGCGTGCGGGCGACGTCCGGTGCGGGCCACGCCAGCGCTGGGTTTGCCGTGGAGCAGGAAGTCGTGGCTGTGCAGGTCACGCCGGCTGCCGATACGCTGCGGGCGCTCGGGGATACACTTCAACTGTCGGCGGAACTGGTGGACGCGAACGGCCATCCCGTCGTGGACTCCATGGGAGACTTAACGTGGTCCTCCGACGACCCGAACGTAGCGACGGTGGACGAGACCGGGCTCGTTACGGCGATCTCCTCGGGATCGGTGGAGGTAAGGGCGGAACTCGCAGGTGGCACCCTTGCGGGGGCCGCCAGGATGGTGGTCATCGCTGTAGACGACCGAGCCGTTCTGGCTGCGCTCTACCATGCGGCCGGCGGGCCGAACTGGAACACAAGCCGGAACTGGCTCACCGATGCGCCGCTGGGATCCTGGCATGGTGTTACCACCAACGCGCAGGGACAAGTCACGCGATTGCGCCTGCAGTACAACAATCTGAGAGGCTCGATCCCGGTCGAATTGGGATATCTCCCCAAGCTGACAATACTGGAACTCCAGTGGAACGAACTGGCGGGATCCATTCCCCCCGAACTCGGTCGGCTCACGAACCTCACGCATGTGGACGTGAACACGAACCGTCTCGAGGGTTCCATTCCAACTGAGCTTGCCAACCTTACAAGCCTGACCTACCTGCGGTTGTCCTCGAACTACCTGGAGGGCTCGATTCCGCCGGAATTGGGAAACCTGACGAACCTCACGGGTCTGTTCCTTCACCGCAACGGCAACCTGACCGGCTCGATTCCGGGCGAACTCGGAGCCCTGGTTAACCTCTCGAATCTTTGGCTTGGCGGGAACAAGCTGACCGGTCACATCCCCTCCGAACTGGGGCGCCTCTCCCAACTGGATACACTGTACCTCAGTGAGAACCAGCTTACCGGTGAGATACCTCCCGAACTTGGCGGTCTCGATGATCTGAAGTTGCTTCTTCTCAGCGAGAATCAATTGACGGGTCCAATTCCACCTGAACTTGGCAAGCTCACCGGTCTCACTCGACTGATCCTGTTCAACAACGAACTGACCGGCTCAATCCCTGCCGAACTTGGCGACCTCGAGAGTCTCTTGGAACTCAACTTCTTCGGGAACCAACTGACCGGTTCCATCCCTGCCGAACTCGGCAAGCTGGCAACCCTCGAAAAGCTGGTGCTCAACCTTAACAGCCTCACCGGCCCCATTCCCTCGGAGCTTGCACGCCTGGGCCGTCTGAGACGGCTGCTCCTGGGAAGAAACGAACTGACGGGTCCAATTCCCCCTGAACTCGGAAACATGGCCAACCTCGATCGGCTGTTCCTCAACGGCAACCAGCTGACCGGTTCCATCCCGCCGAAACTGGGAAATCTCGTCCGGCTATCAACACTGAGCCTGGGTCACAACAGCCTGTCGGGATCGGTCCCTGCCGAGCTCGGCAACCTGCGAAACCTCACGTCCTTGTATCTGCAAGCGAACGAACTCGTGGGACCGCTGCCCCGCGAACTTGCCAATCTCTCACAGCTCAGGACCTTTCGATGGTATGACACGGCGCTTTGCGCTCCGACCTATCCGGCTTTCCAGACCTGGCTCGGCAATATCCCCTACTATCATCATGGGCCGGACTGCTTCACGGATCCACGTGACGCGCTGATCGCGCTCTACAACGCGACCGGTGGCGAGGACTGGACCAACAACACCAACTGGGCAACAGACCTGCCCGTATCCAACTGGTACGGGACGACCGTGGACGGCGAAGGCCGCCTCACCGCGCTCGAGCTTGGCAATAATGGACTATCAGGGTCCCTGCCCGCCGAGGTGGCGGAGTTGGTAGATCTGCAACGGCTTGAACTTCAGGCCAACCAGTTGACCGGGAGCATTCCCGCCGACCTCGGTCACTTGGCCTCGCTGCGGTCGCTCGATGTTTCCCGCAACAGGTTCCGGAATTCGATACCAGCGGGAATCGGTGACCTCACCGAGTTGCGGCGGCTCGACCTTCGCCAGAATCAGTTCGTCGGCAGGGTGCCGGACGAGTTAGGCCGGTTGATCCATCTGCAAGAGCTCTCTCTCGGCAATAACCAGAAGACGGGCTCGCTCCCGATGTCGCTCGTGGCTCTGAATGGGCTCGCCGACTTCCAGTGGGATGACAGTGGTCTGTGTGCGCCGGAAGGAGAGAGATTCCAGGCATGGCTACGGTCGATCACACACCATGTGGGAGGAGAGAATTGCTCGTCGCCCCTGCTGGTTACGTTGGCCGCCACACATCTGACCCAAGCCGCTCAGAATCTCGACGGCGATGTGCCCCTGATCGCTGGCCGTCCCGCCTTGCTCCGGGTCTTCGTCACTGCGCACCGCGAGAGCGGGCTCCGGCCTGATGCCCGTGCGACTTTCTTCGCCAACGGACAAGAAGTGCATCGGGTTGAGATGAGCATGGTATCGGGGCTGGGGATTCCCGAAGCTGCGGACCCCGGCAATCTGGATCGATCCTACCACGCGACTGTACCCGCAGCCGTGCTGGCACCGGAAGTGGAGATGGTGGTTGAAATCGATCCGGACAGCAGCCTGTCACGGGCAGCCGGGAGCCGGATGCGCCTACCGGAACAGGGACGAATGGGACTCGACGTGAGGCGGGTGCCTCGTATGAAGCTGACGGTGGTGCCCATCGTCGTGAGAGATAAGCCAGACAACACCGCTAGAGCCTGGGCTTCGTCGTTGGGACGCAACCACGACGCGATTCGGCTCCTGACCAATGTTCTTCCGGTCACCGAAGTGGATGTCGCGGTACGCGAGACCTATGTCACGGATGTCGACCCGACCTCGCTCAGAGCCTGGACCGATTTGTTGCAGGACATCACGCTGTTGAGGCTCACGGACGAGGCGGACGGGTACTACTACGGGGCTGTAACTCGTCCCGGGGGCGCTGGCATCACCGGGCTCGCCTACGTTTCGAGCCCTGCCGCCGTCGGTGTGCCGGAGGCCGATCCCATGGTGCACGAATTGGGTCACAGCATGAGCCTGCGTCACGCTCCGTGCGGTCTGTTGTTCGACCCCGACCCCAACTATCCGTATCCCAGTGGCGAGATCGGTGTGTGGGGATACGATTTCCGGTCGAACCGCTTGGTGCCTCCCAACACTGCCGACCTGATGGGCTACTGCGACCCGGCCTGGATCAGTGACTATCATTTTGCGAAGGCGCTTGACCACCGACTGTCGGCGGAAGAGGAGACCACATCAAGTGCAGCGAACGACGGCAGCACGGTTCTCCTGCTTTGGGGCAGTGTAAGTTCGGAGGGCGAACTGCGTCTCGATCCGGCGTTTGTGCTTGACGCGGCGGCGAGACTGCCAACCAGCCGCGGCCCCTATCGACTTGAGGGTATCGCCGCCAATGGTGCCCCCGAATTCGCACTGGACTTTGCACTCGATAAAACGGGCGAGGGCGGAGGGGGGTTCGTCTTCACAATTCCGTTCGAAGATGAATGGCTGGCGTCGCTCGAACGCATCGTGCTGTCCGGGCCGGAGGGGAGGACGGAATTGACGGCAGCCGGCAACCGCGCCATGGCACTCGTGCTGGACCGAGAAACCGGTCAGCTGCGTTCGGTGCTTCGGGGAGAAGACGCAAGTGCCGCCGCAGCTTCCGCATCCATTCAGGCCGTGGGTCCGCGCCGCGTCGAACGCGGCACCCGGACGCTGGTAAGCTATGGCTTGCCAGGGAGGATGCCAGATTGA